From the Carya illinoinensis cultivar Pawnee chromosome 4, C.illinoinensisPawnee_v1, whole genome shotgun sequence genome, one window contains:
- the LOC122306823 gene encoding putative cyclin-D6-1: MEFNLENPLTNFHEPNSDTIASLFLIECDHMPLENYFQSLQPNGFDISVRHEIISEILKFCCRFDPLLSYLAVNYLDRFLSSQGMLQPKPWIPSLLAISCISLAAKMMKAEVSLVDFQGDGGFIFDPQTIERMEILILGALKWRMRSITPFSFISYYMSLFQLQDPSLWQSLKARATEIIIKSQNDIKLLEFKPSIIAASALLYAAHELLPLQYPFFRKAIFCSSYANKENLLQCYNAMQDIVMDGYVSVFDQASSSITPVSVLKQQFSSSEYGETDGTTPTTTIRSAEMRDVKRRKIINYCDNLTIQVNFSDSTMLRKARFQS; this comes from the exons ATGGAATTCAATCTTGAAAACCCGTTGACTAATTTCCACGAACCCAACTCCGACACAATCGCTTCTCTCTTCCTTATTGAATGTGATCACATGCCATTAGAAAACTACTTTCAGAGTCTCCAACCCAACGGTTTTGATATTTCTGTTCGACATGAAATCATTTCTGAAATTTTAAAG TTCTGTTGCAGGTTCGATCCGCTCTTATCGTACCTTGCCGTTAATTATCTTGATCGGTTCTTGTCTAGCCAAGGGATGCTG CAACCAAAGCCATGGATCCCAAGTCTTCTTGCTATCTCCTGCATTTCTCTAGCTGCCAAGATGATGAAAGCAGAGGTTTCCCTTGTTGATTTTCAG GGTGATGGAGGTTTTATTTTTGACCCACAAACAATAGAGAGAATGGAGATCCTCATCTTGGGAGCTCTAAAATGGCGAATGCGTTCAATCACacccttttctttcatttcttattACATGTCTTTGTTCCAACTTCAAGACCCATCATTGTGGCAGTCTCTGAAAGCACGAGCTACTGAAATCataatcaaatctcaaaatG ATATCAAGCTTTTGGAGTTCAAGCCTTCTATTATTGCTGCATCAGCGCTTCTTTACGCTGCTCATGAATTGTTACCCTTGCAATATCCGTTCTTCAGAAAAGCAATATTTTGTTCTTCATATGCAAATAAA GAAAACTTGTTGCAATGCTACAATGCAATGCAGGACATAGTGATGGATGGGTACGTGTCAGTGTTCGATCAGGCATCGAGCTCAATCACACCGGTCAGTGTGTTAAAGCAGCAGTTTTCAAGCTCCGAATATGGAGAAACCGATGGCACAACTCCAACCACTACCATTAGATCAGCAGAGATGAGGGACGTCAAGAGGAGGAAAATCATTAATTACTGTGACAATCTCACGATCCAGGTTAATTTTTCGGATTCAACAATGCTGAGGAAAGCCCGATTCCAGAGTTAA